The Culex pipiens pallens isolate TS chromosome 2, TS_CPP_V2, whole genome shotgun sequence DNA window TGAACCCAGCGTTCCCAACCGGTAACGCCCGCGGTCTCGGCACCCGGCTGAACCTCGCCGAGGTCTTGCACAGCTGCTACGAACAACTCAAGAGTCGAGGCGGCGGCCCCTTTGGCGGAATCTTCTTCTTCCTTGGACCACAGATCGTGGCAACGGATTTGGACTTTGTGAAAACGATTCTGGTGCGGGATTTTTCGTACTTTCACGACCGCTCGCTGTACTACAACGAGCGGGATGATCCGCTAGCGGCGCATCTGTTCACGATCGAAGGATCCAGATGGCGGGCGCTGAGGGCTAAGCTAACGCCGACTTTTACCTCCGGGAAGATGAAGATGATGTTTCCGATCGTTCGGGATGTGGCGGGGGAGTTGGAGAAGTGTTTGGGTCAAGAGTTGGCTATGGATTCGAACGTTGAGATGAAGGACATTTTGGCGAGGTTTACAACGGATGTGATTGGGAATTGTGCGTTTGGGTTGGAGTGTAACAGCTTGAAGAATCCGGGCGCGGAGTTTCGTGAAATGGGTCGGAGGGTGTCTACGCTGCCACCTTTCATGATGATCAAGTTTTTCCTGGCACAGCAAATCAAGCCGGTGGCACGTGCCCTCGGGGTGACCATTATGGAGCGAGATGTGACCGACTTCTTTATGAGCACCGTGAAGGAAGTGGTTGAATACCGCGAGAAGAGCAAAGTTCAGCGAGATGATTTCATGAACTTGTTGATTGAGCTGAAGAATTCGGCGAAGGATAGCGAGAGATTGACGTTGAACGAAATAGCCGCACaggttttcttgtttttctttgcGGGGTTTGATACGTCTTCGACGTTGATGTTGTTCTGCCTCTACGAATTGGCGTTAAATCAGGATGTTCAAGATAAGGCAAGACAAAATGTAATGGGAGTCTTAAAGCAGCATGGCACGTTATCCTATGAAGCAGTTTTCGACATGAAGTATTTGGACAAATGTATATCTGGTAGGTTGATCGACTCTCAAGAAGAGAACATTATTATGAAAATGTGAATCTTTTAGAAACCCTTCGGATGTACCCTCCGGCAGCTGTAATTTTCCGAACCGCTACCAAGGACTATCCCGTCCCAGGAACTGACTTCACCATCGAGAAGGGAACTCCGGTGAACATTTCCGTGCTAGGGATTCACCGTGATCCTGAACTCTACCCGGACCCCATGAAGTTCGATCCGGAGCGATTCAACCCGGACCAGGTGGCCAAACGGCACCCCTTTGCCTACCTTCCCTTCGGTGAAGGTCCCCGGCTGTGTATTGGAATGAGATTCGCCCAGATGCAAACCCGGGTGGGGCTGGCAACACTTCTACAGAACTTTCGGTTTACCGTTTCTCCCAAGACACCGATCCCACCGAAGATCGTTCCTTCAAGCGGATTGTTCGTCCCACAGGACAATTTTTGGTTGAATATTGAAAGAAACGAATAAAGTGGCaagtcttaagattttttttttatttctcgacCTTCTCCACCTTCAATCTCGTTAAACGTCAACGGTCCCAAATTTTCACTACCTTCCTCCAACGGTTCAGTGTTCTTCAGCTTGATCAAAAGATCCATAAAGTCGTTCCTGTTGACCttgttaaatactaaaaatttcagtttttacaatatgggtatcaaacgatagggattttgtcatacatttcgaatgtgataacaacatattttgaaaacactccaaattttcacaaaactacgaatttttgaaaaaaatactcaaaatttctgtttttacaatatgggtatcaaacgattgggattttttcatacatttcgaatgtaataacaatattttttgaaaatactcaaaattttcacaaagctacgaattttcgaaaaaatactcaaaattcccgttttaacaatatgggtatcaaacaatcgagatttcatacatttcgaataatataacaatatattttgaaaatacttttaaaaaatttgagtatttttttcaaaaatacgtagtatagtgaaaatttggagtattttcttaaatttgcgTTATAGCTTttgaaatgtgtaaaaaaatcccgataatttgaaacttttttttgaaaattttccgaaaatacgtagttttgtgaaaattctaaatattttcaaaaaatgttgttattacattcgaaatgtatgaaaaaaatcctgatcgtttgatacccatattgtaaaaactgaaattttgagtattttttcgaaaaacgtagttttgtgagaattttgagtgttttcaaaatatgttgttattacattcgaaatgtatgaaaaatcctgatcgtgtgatacccatattgtaaaaacagaaattttgatatttttttcaaaaaatcgtagttttgtgaaaattttgaatgttttcaaaatattttgttactacattcaaaatgtatgaaaaaatctcgatcgtttggtacccatattgtaaaaacggaaattttgagtattttttcaaaaatacgttgttttttgaaaattttgagtattttcaaaaatgttgttattatattcgaaatgttaaaaaaatcccaatcgtttgatacccatattgtaaaaactgaaattttgagtattttttttcgaaaatacgcagttttgtaaaaattttgagcattttcaaaaaaatgattttacattcgaaatgtatttgatgcccatattgcaataacaatatactttttttggtttctttagagaaaaaaaatgcattttcaaaatacaggaaaatacgtttttttgtgaaaattttcatgaaattataattttaatggattgcTGACATCattccgattccaaaacacaatatttttttgatttttgcatgatttttcataccattaaagccaatgtctcccatatagccaaaatcccataagctctgtgcctcggttatgcacgcctcggttttgcatcccccatatgcggtgctaaaccgaggcacgactgtacattagggtgcccagaatatgagcaaatgtttcaaaacctcgctccacaagccgaAAACTGATCCCTAGGGTATTCTAAGCCTCTgtgcaaaatttgagcgaaatcggtcaacattaacccattgatactcgggcatgaagtttgtatgggaaaaatcgtcaaaatgtatggagaaacggCACAGTTTCGTAATTCTCCCTGTAGGTGGCGTTGCGAGTGTCCAAAATTTGCCAAACGTGATattcttatgtgaaatttaatgcccaacaactttgtagaagagtgcaagacgatccgagttaaccccaaaaagttattagcattttaGTGAAGTGGTCTCCAACCGACATGGCCAAAGGGCCTAATCCGGTATTGCCACTAAGGAAAGCAAgcataaaattgttattttgggatattttttgtcaaacaaagaaaacaaaatcaacaaagtaTGAATTAGACTAAATCGATCCAGCTGAATCCGAATTTAAAGGATAATAGGCGGAATTTTCAAAGAGACGCAAgacattcaagatggcggccaagatggcggctgtatagaaaaccctaaacacaaagggtattatgcgACCTGCAatcgactactcaaatttaactaatcttggggctctaaACACGATTtagaccactacagacttccaaacagacaatgttattcaaactaagatggtggccaagatggcggctgtatagaaaatccTATAGATAATGAAatacgaaaatactaaaatactaaaatactaaaatactaaaatactaaaatactaaaatactaaaatactaaaatactaaaatactaaaatactaaaatactaaaatactaaaatactaaaatactaaaatactaaaatactaaaatactaaaatactaaaatactaaaatactaaaatactaaaatactaaaatactaaaatactaaaatactaaaatactaaaatactaaaatactaaaatactaaaatactaaaatactaaaatactaaaatactaaaatactaaaatactaaaatactaaaatactaaaatactaaaatactaaaatactaaaatactaaaatactaaaatactaaaatactaaaatactaaaatactaaaatactaaaatactaaaatactaaaatagcatagcatagcatagcattggtgtctacccgtagctgctacttcgttattgaccaggacccccaaacattgctccgtggaccacagatgaaaagtaggaaccaatcatcaccccttcgcaattttcaaaggtccctatcatgctgatcaataccgacgccggccacgaccagaggtaagacacggggaagtggatgggaatgttagtccgatacttgagtgatgggaccgccaaatcgactgtgtctccgacaaagtatcacatgagttttgaggggttagtaagatgggtatgaggtcaggattcactgtgataggtgatgcgaccataagcaatttgtttatcggttgaaattttaaaaaatcttaggcagccggctgcggaaagatagctatctagggatttaaatatagtattaattcgaccgcgattctccagaaattctccgtcggcgtgccttccgatcaacggtgatgtaggaagggcttcatttattgaaatgattttctatcataagccttaaaaaatattcgacggcgtgccttccaatcttcaatgatatagaaagggcttaatccagcaatacgacttgctagtctcaaaaaaataggtacgtttttatagaaaactataaatagagaaaaacacaaaaaaaactcatcggccaacgaacgcgagtggaaaaaaacaatgaaaaaaaatgaaggtaaaaaccagaactgcgcgtcccgaaaagcaccacactactgatgccattatttaattataatagccaatcaccccatgcactcgaacagcgacccaaaagagacggaaaataacacgaaaaaaacaggactgcgcgtccacacaggcaccgcactactgatgccattatttaattataatagccaatcaccccatgcactcgaacagcgacacaaaagagacggaaaataacacgaaaaaacaggactgcgcgtccacacaggcaccgcactactcaaatacgccctcaagaaaatactaaaatactaaattactaaaattctaaaatactaaaatactaaaatacgaaaatactaTAACACACTGAAATCCCGATGATTTgaaaccaactgttgtcaaacgaaaggggtcactttttagtttgtcacGCTCTTCACACAGTGCTTACAATTACTACCATTTTGTTTGATAGTATGTGTGAGTCCCGTGAAAAAAGTGaccgttcgtcactttttagttcgactttgtcaaaccaacggggtaaaaactaaaaaagtgtcaatcgAAAAAGTAACCAACCACCGGGGATTGagtgtactaaaatatttaaatacttaaatactgaaatactaaaacattaaaatattaaaataccaaattagtaaaaaaaactaaaaacaattcatttcaaataatttcatcaATATTTGTGAAGCCAAATTAGAATTTTctatcattttgagcaacttttgttctacgaaaaacatcacttctcttgttttatctttttcttgtttcgttttaagtattttaatttaaaattttttttgttaagtttatgtttgttttaggtAGTATTTCGCcttttctaccacctcctatcattacattttgcctatttatttttttcatgtttttacagtaacttttttttatttattttttgcatgttttcaacattttctgctttgtaatgtgtgtgtgtgtgtgtggtccaatccaatacccgctaaccggtagcgatattatgggaaagtatagtttgtatcagactttgtatatgccgaatgctgatacaacttatctcagtcccgggtattaggtggtgatagccctcgcgctgcttccttgcggtccaattccgagggcgttgggcattgttcggccccgccttaacatagaagcaagcatctgaaggaaactcgatctatatttaaacttccaatcccctcagataaatcagggatcagcgcgtatttaatatgagaagataacatgtttcaacactacggatcatttcactgctagagtgtaaaccttgtGATGGCCGaatgcttagcgtcccagaccaccaatccaaaggcgtgagttcgaatcccacctgattcattttcgtttttttgttcatattcaaagttcaaattctgattccaaatttcaaaggtaccgaccgggatttgatccctggaccttctgcttgtgaggcagaagccataaccattaagccacggagccggttaacATTTTCTGCTTTGTAATGGCACcataatcatttaaattgtaaataaatgttaagaggcatagtctggggcactagaaaaaatactgcattcttctttttacttaaagtctaggaaatgttagtaaaaaacacagccaaagctgacccctaaaaaatacatttttaaaaacattgacgaAGTCACTCACAGTAATCAAGTACTTCCAACCCACacagtatttaaaatttaagggctcttctttccaatgctttttaaagatcaaaaatttgttgaacaatggatttttggcgattttttaaatcgaagcccgtctaaaggcggggttgggttgtagagggataACCTTGTCTGTCTGGAAGTgtgtggtcttaatcgtgttcagagccccaagattagttaaatttgagtagtcgtttgcaggtcgcataataccctttgtgtttagggttttctatacagccgccatcttggtttgaataacattgtctgtttggaagtctgtagtggtcttaatcgtgtacagagccccaagattagttaaatttgagtagccgtttgcaggtcacataataccctttgtgtttagcattttctatacagccgccatcttggccgccatcttagtttgaataacattgtctgtttagaagtctgtagtggtcttaatcgtgtacagagccccaagattagttaaatttgagtagtcgtttgcaggtcacataataccctttgtgtttagggttttctgtacagccgccatcttggtttgaataaccttgtctgtttggaagtctgtagtggtcttaatcgtgttcagagccccaagattagttaaatttgtgtagtcgtttgcaggtcgcataataccctttgtgtttagggttttctatacagccgccatcttggtttgaataacattgtctgtttggaagtctgtagtggtcttaatcgtgttcagagccccaagattagttaaatttgagtagtcgttcGCAGGTcgcataataccctttgtgtttagggttttctatacagccgccatcttggccgccatcttgaatgtcTTGCGTCTCTTTGAAAATTCCGCCTATCAACCTTTAAATTCGGATTCAACTGGATCGATTTAGTCTTATTCAtactttgttgattttgttttctttgtttgacaaaaaatatcccaaaataacaattttatgcTTGCTTTCCTTAGTGGCAATACCGGATTAGGCCCTTTGGCCATGTCGGTTGGAGACCACTTCACtaaaatgctaataactttttggggttaactcggatcgtcttgcactcttctacaaagttgttgggcattaaatttcacataagaatctcacgtttggCAAATTTTGGATACTCGCAACGCCACCTACAGGGAGAATTACGAAACTGTGccgtttctccatacattttgacgatttttcccatacaaacttcatgcccgagtatcaatgggttaatgttgaccgatttcgctcaaattttgcacAGAGGCTTAGAATACCCTAGGGATCAGTTTTCGGCTTGTGGAGctgtgggtcattttttctgggcaccctactgtacatacatgtaaatatcTGAagcttatttaaataaattttgactttCATCAAATCGATAGTAAACAAATGCAATGTTGCACGATTTTGTTTTCgaataatttccattttttatacaaaaatatatcatcaaaaagaaaaactatTATTTAGTAAAATTCTTGTGAGCTCAGTTTT harbors:
- the LOC128093058 gene encoding cytochrome P450 6A1-like, with amino-acid sequence MLYIIFLLVITLAILFIKQRYNYWKVRGVPYLNPAFPTGNARGLGTRLNLAEVLHSCYEQLKSRGGGPFGGIFFFLGPQIVATDLDFVKTILVRDFSYFHDRSLYYNERDDPLAAHLFTIEGSRWRALRAKLTPTFTSGKMKMMFPIVRDVAGELEKCLGQELAMDSNVEMKDILARFTTDVIGNCAFGLECNSLKNPGAEFREMGRRVSTLPPFMMIKFFLAQQIKPVARALGVTIMERDVTDFFMSTVKEVVEYREKSKVQRDDFMNLLIELKNSAKDSERLTLNEIAAQVFLFFFAGFDTSSTLMLFCLYELALNQDVQDKARQNVMGVLKQHGTLSYEAVFDMKYLDKCISETLRMYPPAAVIFRTATKDYPVPGTDFTIEKGTPVNISVLGIHRDPELYPDPMKFDPERFNPDQVAKRHPFAYLPFGEGPRLCIGMRFAQMQTRVGLATLLQNFRFTVSPKTPIPPKIVPSSGLFVPQDNFWLNIERNE